The following are encoded together in the Nocardioides okcheonensis genome:
- a CDS encoding translation initiation factor IF-2 N-terminal domain-containing protein: MAKTRVHELAKEFGVESKFVLEKLKEMGEFVKSASSTVEPPVEMRFKKQYGEELKAASAAVPAADAASEAPADKPAAKKAAPKPGPKPAPVAETPAPAEAPAAPAAPAAEQPAAPGPCRAPRPEARPEARCRAAGSAQRARARPPLPLPRPRRRPRRRVRSAGPAHRARATTRSPRARGWARAPPRAPRAATTTVRRVRRPAAATHAPACRAPTRR, encoded by the coding sequence GTGGCAAAGACCCGAGTCCACGAACTCGCCAAGGAGTTCGGAGTCGAGAGCAAGTTCGTTCTCGAGAAGCTCAAGGAGATGGGTGAGTTCGTCAAGTCGGCATCGTCGACCGTCGAGCCCCCCGTCGAGATGCGCTTCAAGAAGCAGTACGGCGAGGAGCTGAAGGCCGCATCGGCCGCCGTTCCCGCCGCCGACGCAGCGTCCGAGGCGCCGGCCGACAAGCCGGCCGCCAAGAAGGCCGCCCCCAAGCCCGGCCCCAAGCCGGCGCCCGTCGCCGAGACCCCGGCTCCCGCCGAGGCCCCGGCCGCACCGGCCGCTCCTGCCGCCGAGCAGCCGGCCGCCCCCGGCCCCTGCCGCGCGCCCCGGCCCGAAGCCCGGCCCGAAGCCCGCTGCCGAGCAGCCGGCTCCGCGCAGCGAGCCCGAGCCCGTCCGCCCCTGCCGCTCCCGCGGCCAAGGCGCCGTCCCCGGCGCCGCGTCCGGTCGGCAGGCCCGGCGCACCGCGCCCGGGCAACAACCCGTTCGCCTCGAGCCAGGGGATGGGCTCGCGCCCCGCCCCGCGCACCCCGAGCAGCGACGACAACCGTCCGCCGCGTCCGCCGGCCGGCGGCGGCGACGCACGCCCCGGCATGCCGCGCCCCAACCCGGCGATGA
- a CDS encoding YlxR family protein, translating to MATTSDTPAPGPVRTCVGCRKRAATNELLRVVAGSDAEGRPVLVPDPDRRAPGRGAHVHPTQECWQLAVRRRAFSRALRSGQGLDPAPVEDHLLAHAPPSEPQHHRPGTGAHSS from the coding sequence GTGGCCACCACGTCTGACACCCCTGCGCCCGGACCTGTCCGGACCTGTGTGGGTTGCCGGAAGAGGGCCGCTACGAACGAGCTGCTGCGCGTGGTCGCGGGCTCGGACGCCGAGGGCCGACCGGTCCTGGTGCCCGATCCGGACCGCCGGGCACCCGGTCGTGGGGCGCACGTCCACCCCACGCAGGAGTGTTGGCAGCTCGCGGTGCGACGCCGAGCCTTCTCCCGGGCCCTCCGCTCGGGGCAGGGGCTCGATCCCGCGCCGGTGGAGGACCACCTCCTCGCGCACGCACCACCGTCCGAACCACAGCACCACCGACCAGGAACTGGAGCACACAGCTCATGA
- the nusA gene encoding transcription termination factor NusA, which produces MDIDLSILRMLEREKEISFEVLAEAIETALLTAYQRATESQHPARVELDRKTGHVTVWAREVDEDGTAGPEYDDTPQGFGRIAATTAKQVMLQRLRDAEDEKTFGEFSGREGDIISGIIQQGRNPDDVMVDLGKLEAILPVSERVPGEEYVHGERIKCLVTSVRKGMRGPQVTLSRSHPTLVKKLFALEVPEIADGTVEIAGIAREAGHRTKIAVHSTVPGVNAKGACIGPMGQRVRNVMSELHGEKIDIVDWAEDPAELVAHALSPARVTSVEIVDLAARSCRVVVPDFQLSLAIGKEGQNARLAARLTGWRIDIRSDEAPAPQD; this is translated from the coding sequence ATGGACATCGACCTGAGCATCCTGCGGATGCTGGAGCGCGAGAAGGAGATCTCCTTCGAGGTCCTGGCCGAGGCCATCGAGACGGCGCTGCTGACCGCCTACCAGCGCGCCACGGAGTCGCAGCACCCCGCGCGCGTCGAGCTCGACCGCAAGACCGGGCACGTCACCGTGTGGGCGCGCGAGGTCGACGAGGACGGCACCGCCGGCCCGGAGTACGACGACACCCCGCAGGGCTTCGGGCGGATCGCCGCGACCACCGCCAAGCAGGTGATGCTGCAGCGGCTGCGCGACGCCGAGGACGAGAAGACGTTCGGCGAGTTCTCCGGCCGCGAGGGCGACATCATCTCGGGCATCATCCAGCAGGGTCGCAACCCCGACGACGTGATGGTCGACCTGGGCAAGCTCGAGGCGATCCTGCCGGTCAGCGAGCGCGTGCCGGGGGAGGAGTACGTCCACGGCGAGCGGATCAAGTGCCTCGTGACGTCGGTCCGCAAGGGCATGCGCGGCCCCCAGGTCACGCTGTCGCGCTCGCACCCGACGCTGGTGAAGAAGCTCTTCGCCCTCGAGGTCCCGGAGATCGCCGACGGCACCGTCGAGATCGCCGGCATCGCCCGTGAGGCGGGCCACCGCACCAAGATCGCGGTCCACTCCACCGTGCCCGGCGTCAACGCCAAGGGCGCCTGCATCGGGCCGATGGGCCAGCGGGTGCGCAACGTGATGAGCGAGCTGCACGGCGAGAAGATCGACATCGTCGACTGGGCCGAGGACCCGGCCGAGCTCGTCGCCCACGCCCTGTCGCCCGCCCGCGTCACCTCCGTGGAGATCGTCGACCTGGCCGCACGCTCGTGCCGCGTCGTGGTCCCCGACTTCCAGCTCTCGCTGGCGATCGGCAAGGAGGGCCAGAACGCCCGCCTCGCCGCACGGCTCACCGGCTGGCGCATCGACATCCGCTCCGACGAGGCCCCGGCGCCCCAGGACTGA
- the rimP gene encoding ribosome maturation factor RimP, with translation MSTPRQDATRDRIEAELVDPLRVLDLDVEAVEITPAGKRRVLRVAVDKDGGVTMDDVADATREVSRVLDESDVMGEMPYTLEVTSRGVDRPLTLPRHWRRNVDRLVKVALTDSSSVTGRVLASGEDSATLDVAGTHREIAYADVAKALVQIEFNRTTEKKDD, from the coding sequence ATGAGCACCCCACGACAGGACGCCACGCGGGACCGCATCGAGGCGGAGCTGGTCGACCCCCTGCGCGTGCTCGACCTGGACGTCGAGGCCGTCGAGATCACGCCCGCCGGCAAGCGTCGCGTGCTGCGCGTCGCGGTCGACAAGGACGGCGGCGTGACGATGGACGACGTCGCCGACGCCACGCGCGAGGTGTCGCGGGTCCTCGACGAGTCGGACGTGATGGGGGAGATGCCCTACACGCTCGAGGTCACCTCCCGCGGCGTCGACCGGCCGCTGACGCTGCCGCGCCACTGGCGCCGCAACGTGGACCGCCTCGTGAAGGTGGCCCTCACCGACTCCTCGAGCGTGACGGGCCGCGTGCTCGCCTCGGGCGAGGACTCGGCCACGCTCGACGTGGCCGGCACGCACCGCGAGATCGCCTACGCCGACGTGGCGAAGGCGCTCGTGCAGATCGAGTTCAACCGCACGACAGAGAAGAAGGACGACTGA
- a CDS encoding DUF4439 domain-containing protein, whose protein sequence is MSADGVLDALQDVLADEHAALYTYGVLGARTSQSATPALYDVLTEAYRRHRARRDRLRLLVADLAGEPVAAAPAYEVPAPAQGVEQVQVVAREVEGRSTEALTALVARSSGEVRSWALDEAVWSATWQVELGGSASTWPGAPELG, encoded by the coding sequence GTGAGCGCCGACGGCGTCCTCGACGCCCTGCAGGACGTGCTCGCCGACGAGCACGCGGCGCTCTACACCTACGGCGTCCTCGGCGCGCGGACCTCGCAGTCCGCGACGCCCGCGCTCTACGACGTCCTCACCGAGGCCTACCGCCGCCACCGCGCACGCCGCGACCGGCTGCGGCTGCTCGTGGCGGACCTGGCCGGGGAGCCGGTGGCGGCCGCCCCGGCCTACGAGGTCCCCGCCCCCGCGCAGGGGGTGGAGCAGGTGCAGGTCGTGGCCCGCGAGGTCGAGGGGCGCAGCACCGAGGCCCTGACGGCCCTCGTCGCGCGCTCGTCCGGCGAGGTGCGGTCGTGGGCGCTGGACGAGGCCGTGTGGTCGGCCACCTGGCAGGTCGAGCTGGGCGGCAGCGCCTCCACGTGGCCGGGGGCACCGGAGCTCGGCTGA